A single window of Colletes latitarsis isolate SP2378_abdomen chromosome 4, iyColLati1, whole genome shotgun sequence DNA harbors:
- the Alg-2 gene encoding apoptosis-linked gene-2 isoform X2 has protein sequence MSFVSPMPSREFLWDVFQRVDKDRSGAITADELQQALSNGTWTPFNPETVRLMIGMFDKNQKGTVSFEEFGALWKYVTDWQNCFRSFDRDNSGNIDRNELKTALTNFGYRLSDQIIDTLIRKYDRAGRGTIYFDDFIQCCIVLYTLTAAFRQLDTDLDGVITIHYEQFLGMVFNLKI, from the exons ATGTCATTTGTATCGCCTATGCCTAGTCGAGAATTTCTTTGGGATGTTTTTCAAAG AGTGGACAAAGACAGATCTGGTGCAATCACTGCAGACGAATTGCAGCAGGCACTTTCAAATGGAACCTGGACACCATTTAATCCAGAAACTGTTCGTTTAAtgattg GTATGTTtgataaaaatcaaaaaggaacAGTTAGTTTTGAAGAGTTTGGAGCTCTGTGGAAATATGTAACTGATTGGCAAAATTGTTTCCGATCATTTGATCGGGACAACAGTGGAAATATAGATAGAAATGAATTAAAAACAGCACTTACAAATTTTGGATATCGACTATCAGACCAAATTATAGATACTCTTATACGTAAATATGATCGAGCTGGCCGTGGAACTATATACTTTGATGATTTCATACAATGTTGTATAGTTTTATAT ACACTGACTGCTGCTTTTAGACAGTTAGACACAGACCTAGATGGTGTCATTACAATTCACTATGAACAGTTCCTCGGGATGGTATTTAATCTTAAAATATAA
- the Alg-2 gene encoding apoptosis-linked gene-2 isoform X1 encodes MSFVSPMPSREFLWDVFQRVDKDRSGAITADELQQALSNGTWTPFNPETVRLMIGMFDIDKNDPASPGMFDKNQKGTVSFEEFGALWKYVTDWQNCFRSFDRDNSGNIDRNELKTALTNFGYRLSDQIIDTLIRKYDRAGRGTIYFDDFIQCCIVLYTLTAAFRQLDTDLDGVITIHYEQFLGMVFNLKI; translated from the exons ATGTCATTTGTATCGCCTATGCCTAGTCGAGAATTTCTTTGGGATGTTTTTCAAAG AGTGGACAAAGACAGATCTGGTGCAATCACTGCAGACGAATTGCAGCAGGCACTTTCAAATGGAACCTGGACACCATTTAATCCAGAAACTGTTCGTTTAAtgattg GTATGTTTGACATTGACAAAAATGATCCTGCTTCTCCAGGTATGTTtgataaaaatcaaaaaggaacAGTTAGTTTTGAAGAGTTTGGAGCTCTGTGGAAATATGTAACTGATTGGCAAAATTGTTTCCGATCATTTGATCGGGACAACAGTGGAAATATAGATAGAAATGAATTAAAAACAGCACTTACAAATTTTGGATATCGACTATCAGACCAAATTATAGATACTCTTATACGTAAATATGATCGAGCTGGCCGTGGAACTATATACTTTGATGATTTCATACAATGTTGTATAGTTTTATAT ACACTGACTGCTGCTTTTAGACAGTTAGACACAGACCTAGATGGTGTCATTACAATTCACTATGAACAGTTCCTCGGGATGGTATTTAATCTTAAAATATAA